One genomic segment of Colias croceus chromosome 16, ilColCroc2.1 includes these proteins:
- the LOC123698344 gene encoding tyrosine-protein kinase CSK, which produces MNSDVHRHQAHPPLAQHGVHAGAQGVGPCGWYSASAAPAPTAPARLKRSQPPHQLPSGGGVSGSNGPHAPLSPTALQNSIQHNNVMSSSVRAPAPPGPAPAMHVSQTAVISKGPSDVLVNTSNQNPPPAANRLVNMTQYPWHHGAISRERAEALLSGSPDGVFLVRESTNFPGDHTLCVRFRGRVEHYRVKWATAPDSQNQRLTIDDEEFFDNMTDLIHHYLKDADGLCTKLVRCLPKASPNGANNNNVLQPPYSPLPAQPPPYPPTPSVSSALSSGHFQHAYNTQVPPADQTDGVQKFVDARWVIAERDLEIRENIGKGEFGDVMLGILNGTQKVAVKILKDKEAASKFRAEASVMASLKHENLVRLLGCVVFSSNGSTCIVTEHCAQGSLLDYLRSRGRHYVTQMDQINFAYDACCGMEYLERQRVVHRDLAARNVLISQEGTAKVADFGLARNDAAPDDPADALRVQAKLPIKWTAPEALKYNKFSNKSDMWSFGILLWEIYSFGRVPYPRIPLAEVVRHVERGYRMEAPEGCPAGPYEVMRAAWHADPAHRPTFAHTRLRLAAIRDQAHAHQ; this is translated from the exons ATGAACTCTGACGTGCATCGTCACCAGGCGCATCCGCCACTTGCACAG CACGGCGTCCACGCAGGCGCGCAGGGCGTGGGTCCTTGCGGTTGGTACTCCGCGTCCGCTGCGCCGGCGCCCACCGCACCCGCGAGGCTCAAGCGCTCGCAGCCCCCGCACCAACTACCG TCCGGAGGCGGTGTGAGCGGCAGTAATGGGCCCCACGCTCCTCTCTCGCCCACTGCATTGCAAAATTCTATCCAACATAAC AATGTGATGTCGTCGTCGGTGCGCGCGCCCGCGCCGCCCGGCCCCGCCCCCGCGATGCACGTATCGCAGACTGccg TAATTTCGAAAGGTCCCAGCGATGTCTTGGTGAATACGTCCAACCAGAACCCTCCGCCCGCAGCCAACAGGCTCGTTAACATGACACAATATCC CTGGCACCACGGCGCGATATCCCGCGAGCGCGCGGAGGCGCTGCTGTCGGGCTCGCCGGACGGCGTGTTCCTCGTGCGCGAGAGCACCAACTTCCCCGGCGACCACACGCTCTGCGTGCGCTTCCGTGGACGCGTCGAGCACTATCG AGTAAAATGGGCGACGGCGCCGGATAGCCAGAACCAACGGTTAACAATCGATGATGAAGAATTCTTCGACAACATGACCGACCTCATCCAT CATTACCTGAAAGACGCAGACGGGCTGTGCACAAAACTAGTGCGGTGTCTACCAAAAGCGTCTCCCAATGGTGCCAATAATAACAATGTCCTCCAACCGCCGTATTCACCGTTACCCGCT CAACCGCCACCCTACCCACCGACGCCGAGCGTGTCGAGCGCGCTGAGCTCGGGCCACTTCCAGCACGCGTACAACACGCAGGTGCCGCCCGCCGACCAGACGGACGGCGTGCAGAAGTTTGTTGATGCTC GTTGGGTAATAGCAGAGCGCGATCTAGAAATCCGCGAGAACATTGGCAAGGGTGAATTTGGTGACGTGATGCTGGGCATCCTCAACGGCACCCAGAAGGTCGCTGTCAAGATACTGAAGGACAAGGAAGCGGCCAGCAAGTTTAGAGCGGAAGCCAGTGTTATGGC TTCGCTAAAGCACGAGAACCTGGTGCGTCTGCTGGGCTGCGTGGTGTTCAGCTCGAACGGCAGCACGTGCATAGTGACGGAGCACTGCGCGCAGGGCTCGCTGCTCGACTACCTGCGCAGCCGCGGCCGCCACTACGTCACGCAGATGGATCAGATCAACTTTGCATA CGACGCGTGCTGCGGCATGGAGTACCTGGAGCGGCAGCGCGTGGTGCACCGCGACCTGGCGGCGCGCAACGTGCTCATCTCGCAGGAGGGCACGGCCAAGGTGGCGGACTTCGGGCTCGCGCGCAACGACGCCGCGCCCGACGACCCCGCCGACGCGCTGCGCGTGCAGGCCAAGCTGCCCATCAAGTGGACCGCGCCCGAGGCGCTCAAGTACAAC aaatTCTCCAATAAGTCCGACATGTGGAGCTTTGGGATTCTTTTGTGGGAGATATATTCATTTGGAAGAGTGCCATATCCTCGAATT CCGCTCGCGGAGGTGGTGCGGCACGTGGAGCGCGGGTACCGCATGGAGGCGCCCGAGGGCTGCCCGGCCGGCCCGTACGAGGTGATGCGCGCCGCGTGGCACGCCGACCCGGCGCACCGGCCCACCTTCGCGCACACGCGCCTGCGCCTCGCCGCCATACGCGACCAGGCGCACGCGCACCAG tGA
- the LOC123698343 gene encoding DET1 homolog has protein sequence MSTTSTSQNVYYEDVPSGKLNEGEFFCTEKIVPRKIKPQNIVIRLMNREIYGSRKPGSHFHVVREFYQNVFPNLTIVNVEKPPCFLRKFSPDGKHFIAFSADQTSLEIYEYRGAAAAGDLVAGYPSDLLNADADAHHRIRTHIFYRFFKPKFTVNVCQQRITGRQLRNAGQLPFMEQQLNRECSLFTEDGRYVIVGSAAHIPEDLRPHFYHIHSNNEAVTPTIRSALEDYSLHLVDLHHGKLCDTKHFRTDKIYLSHNQGIYLYKEVLAVLSVQHQTIHLFQIVEGMLIEIRKIGRFCYDDDPFLVGSVFAPIMNERPFHEETINSLKHRLLVFLFKRAKTISDETNDPLELRKFYKYFDMFKSLRMWKMQLLDEDHLFIKYASEEVVTLRVAEPNSQSSFFVIYNISESKILEVFENTSEGLLQLFENYCDCFRNARLCADSQFTCSPSNNLYARLTQQRFKQTIVRAIYGGRTEATKRILAQLPISAQSYSGSPYLDLGLFSYDDKWVSVMERPKAYGEYPIRFYARDSGLLKFKIYAGVLGQSVPASARRLVAFTFHPTDPFAISVQRTNSEYIVNFHIRNAVFS, from the exons CCCAAAATATAGTAATAAGACTTATGAACAGGGAAATATATGGCTCTCGGAAACCGGGTTCACACTTTCATGTTGTGCgggaattttatcaaaatgttTTTCCAAATTTAACTATTGTTAATGTAGAGAAACCACCATGTTTCTTAAGAAAGTTTAGTCCTGATGGGAAACACTTTATAGCTTTTTCAGCGGATCAAACATCACTTGAG ATATATGAATATAGAGGTGCTGCTGCAGCAGGAGATTTAGTAGCTGGTTACCCATCAGATTTATTAAATGCTGATGCAGATGCTCACCACAGAATTAGGACACATATATTCTACAGGTTTTTTAAG ccAAAATTTACTGTTAATGTGTGCCAACAAAGAATCACTGGTAGACAATTGCGGAATGCAGGTCAGTTGCCTTTTATGGAACAACAATTAAACAGAGAGTGTAGCCTGTTCACTGAAGACGGAAGGTATGTTATTGTGGGGTCAGCTGCACACATTCCTGAAGATTTACGCCCACATTTCTATCACATACATAGTAATAATGAAGCTGTCACCCCAACTATAAG GTCAGCATTAGAAGATTATTCATTACATTTAGTTGACTTACATCATGGCAAATTGTGTGACACAAAACACTTCAGGActgataaaatttatctttcaCACAATCaaggaatttatttatataaagaagTCTTAGCTGTTCTCTCTGTGCAGCACCAGacaattcatttatttcaaattgttgAAGGGATGTTaatagaaataagaaaaatcgGAAGATTCTGCTATGATGATGACCCCTTTCTTGTTGGTTCCGTATTTGCGCCAATTATGAATGAGAGACCTTTTCATGAAGAGacaataaatagtttaaaacaTAGACTTCTAGTGTTCTTATTTAAAAGAGCCAAAACAATAAGTGACGAAACTAATGATCCATTGGaacttagaaaattttataaatattttgatatgtttAAAAGTTTAAGAATGTGGAAGATGCAATTATTGGATGAGGATCatctgtttataaaatatgcaagTGAGGAGGTTGTAACACTGCGAGTTGCTGAACCAAACAGTCAGTCCTCATTTTTTGTCATATATAACATAAGTGAGAGTAAAATATTAGAAGTATTTGAAAATACTTCAGAAGGGCTGCTgcaattatttgaaaattactGTGATTGCTTTAGAAATGCTAGACTATGTGCCGATTCTCAATTTACTTGTTCTCCATCAAATAATTTGTATGCAAGGTTAACACAGCAAAGGTTCAAACAAACTATAGTAAGAGCTATCTATGGAGGTCGTACAGAGGCAACTAAAAGGATTTTGGCACAGTTACCCATTAGTGCACAGTCTTACAGTGGCTCTCCATACCTTGATCTTGGTTTATTTAGTTATGATGATAAATGGGTATCTGTTATGGAAAGGCCGAAAGCATATGGAGAATATCCGATAAG GTTTTACGCGCGAGATTCTGGactcttaaaatttaaaatctatgCAGGAGTATTAGGACAATCGGTACCAGCAAGTGCAAGAAGACTCGTCGCATTTACCTTCCATCCAACTGATCCCTTTGCCATAAGTGTGCAAAGGACAAATTCTGAATACATAGTGAATTTCCACATTAGAAATGCTGTTTTTAGTTGA